From one Vanessa tameamea isolate UH-Manoa-2023 chromosome 9, ilVanTame1 primary haplotype, whole genome shotgun sequence genomic stretch:
- the LOC113394968 gene encoding nuclear pore complex protein Nup214 isoform X1, which translates to MEIQFGPNAIDEPSLLYKLQRKIKVFNTNNPLPNRGYNLVACTSRYGIVFVASPNAILSVYYLRELIDKECEPQHLSVNLQIEPSHIAVNCNQEWLAVIGGQSLHVYKCMDFHNADIRPSVSIKCEVHPSTFVSALQWNPCIPDTLGIIYFDGTLLISQVSTMQVKKIQSNARCLCWSPKGKQLVTGNNDGTLTQYKPDLSPMKMVPTPKLFEGSPVEALAIYWISTYQFAVAYRNSSDSSRPAVTIVNTPKGGLPSCYNYDDVCYSMGSNRPWYYYLQGLAQWNIIISSSSNSMEIATLSTTDGSNWIQWCQTDEARPELPLTDKRQENYPVGICIDTAAVHQLPWGENETLPPMPLLHVVSQTGLLSIFNIVNLNKSAPQICTPTQPIALPAAALTRNIPDDVPSQPEPPPVVAQPKQQIIQQQPLMQSQPVIQQQPVVQSQPIIQPQPIIPEPQKQQTVIAPVKAIPQQQSSPSFVPAASIQMTKEPTPPAVAEPPISVPQPKPNVQVPKPQAVPSPEVSAALKSEQERINKAKANQELKNMLIKEVNDFQLELYNFMKVTQENREKFTRDIQSINLDVEMNMNTETLRKECDIEDLRDNVTQLKMELVRACAVVAESRTQAEAKEHQEWSQMDPLTAKRIASVKKLSYYVQNQLDQALKALDHKWNENDAKDQFCKPGERMIRPILDDVYQPLVKQQEILCRQQAELKALRKTMNECNFTPMFNSTSLLRSTPFKNKDPLSKLTKNILNMSIVPQNKAKEQLLNSQKLDALRDVLSNHKPIKIKPVNLEITQHLETLKQRYAKSIKEKEENKLQQVPVKIEPVEEFVAQKDIKKGESLEINPKPLFPSFPQMPMKTEQEQKPFAPALNTQNFTQKLTNVQPMKSESNIFMSQKIGAPTAFAYAQSTTLETKPDIVKESPIITPSYTPSTNLKPVKAASVARTLFTDTDSKEKPSESPFSKPPSQVIEQAPVSQPKVTPVTPDTKSLLRKMILKNGAGSAESTLQPAEPKNDANTFMGQNICSPTTFSFSKPPTAAAPATVFASKPTNIFTKIQSPTSEATVSSPVNPKSDETGEPEANTASSKVDKTKEEKPITNMFSLKSPLVSKNQNVPDVLKSSSQGFAFGKTETKGVAKLAEDKSKENVPEKPKENIQQKPVPENKNNNELTPNLAAMTSKTPAQSVIIVDLKKPAAEAKVEKVSLSIFAGTTVSPPPTVSKPSIEPVSPVTEQASVFSTSVSSSSAENLSKQVTITTTASKPSVFGQAVDQSSNIIPSSTPPPKALEIKEIKDDSQIETNASLSDNAVKNVTDDVFSAASPETAFSSTSTTLTTITTTSESKPIVFSTPVTTTSASMFSSTPQSFTSQPPAFASNASSVFASASAAAFGPQTTQASIFGTATSPSNIFGSTTSSSIFGGSSSAQSLFSAAASKSVFGATPAATTQSIFGTSPTITQASVFGTNQSVFGTSPTASPGFGTPSTQASIFGTPPPATQTSVFGTPTQTTQASVFGTPTAVTQASIFGTPTTTAQSGSLFGNAESNLFASASISTTSAPSQTSGGNIFGSSSNSVFGSSTANVFGSKQGFTGSNPTAASIFSGGGAAFGQKPATDFWSGGNTSAFGSPGFGQQQPTTQASSIFGTSGGSFSATSAQPFGSPGPFSGGEAKSVFGSPPQQQTAPGAFGGSPVFGTKPMFGGQPSFGSPAFGGFNKSPSSGFGAPASFGGTGFGGSPFGNTSPSKGFGNSSPNFGSPTQSNATFESLATQNTLTFGNLAQQSGQPPQPAPTFNPSPSFTGWRG; encoded by the exons ATGGAAATACAATTTGGTCCAAATGCTATCGATGAGCCG AGTTTGCTCTACAAGCTGCAGCGCAAAATCAAAGTGTTTAATACCAATAATCCTTTGCCAAATCGTGGATATAACTTAGTAGCTTGCACTAGTAGATATGGCATAGTATTTGTAGCTTCACCCAATGCCATATTATCGG tatATTATCTACGAGAATTGATTGACAAGGAATGTGAGCCTCAGCATTTATCCGTTAATCTTCAAATAGAGCCTAGCCATATTGCTGTAAACTGTAATCAAGAATGGTTAGCTGTTATCGGTGGGCAATCTCTACATGTTTATAAATGCATGGACTTCCATAATGCA GATATACGGCCATCTGTGTCAATTAAATGTGAGGTACATCCATCAACATTTGTGTCAGCATTACAATGGAATCCATGCATCCCAGATACTTTAGGGATTATATACTTTGATGGCACCTTGCTCATAAGTCAAGTCAGCACTATGCAAGTGaagaaaatacaatcaaatgcaag aTGTTTATGTTGGAGTCCTAAAGGCAAACAGCTTGTAACTGGCAACAATGATGGCACACTCACTCAATATAAACCAGACTTGTCTCCTATGAAAATGGTTCCAACTCCGAAATTGTTTGAAGGAAGTCCCGTTGAAGCTTTAGCTATTTACTGGATCTCTACTTACCAGTTTGCTGTAGCGTATCGAAATTCATCTGATAGTAGTCGTCCAg ctgtGACAATAGTAAACACTCCAAAAGGTGGTTTGCCCTCCTGTTATAACTATGATGATGTTTGCTACAGCATGGGCTCCAATAGACCGTGGTATTATTATCTACAAGGACTCGCCCaatg gaatataattatttcatcatcGTCAAATAGCATGGAGATAGCGACACTATCAACGACAGATGGGTCGAATTGGATTCAATGGTGTCAG ACTGATGAAGCAAGACCTGAATTACCGTTGACCGATAAAAGACAAGAAAACTACCCCGTCGGTATTTGTATTGATACAGCTGCTGTTCATCAGTTACCTTGGG gagAAAACGAAACTCTTCCACCGATGCCTCTACTCCACGTGGTATCTCAAACTGGACTATTGTCTATTTTCAATATTGTGAATCTAAACAAATCGGCACCTCAAATATGTACGCCGACTCAACCTATTGCCTTACCAGCGGCTGCTTTAAcaag aaaCATTCCTGATGACGTGCCGTCGCAGCCTGAACCGCCACCAGTCGTCGCTCAACCAAAG CAACAGATTATACAACAGCAACCATTGATGCAATCACAGCCAGTTATACAACAGCAGCCCGTTGTACAATCGCAACCAATTATACAACCGCAACCGATAATACCGGAACCTCAAAAACAACAGACTGTTATTGCACCCGTGAAGGCTATACCACAGCAACAAAGTAGCCCATCGTTCGTACCAG cAGCCAGCATACAAATGACTAAAGAACCAACACCGCCTGCTGTTGCTGAACCCCCCATCTCTGTG CCTCAACCAAAGCCAAACGTTCAAGTGCCGAAACCTCAAGCCGTTCCATCGCCTGAAGTAAGTGCCGCTCTGAAATCAGAACAGGAAAGAATAAACAAAGCGAAAGCGAACCAGGAACTGAAGAATATGCTCATCAAAGAAGTGAACGACTTTCAATTGGAGTTGTACAATTTTATGAAAGTCACACAAGAGAACCGAGAAAAG tttacacGAGACATTCAGTCAATAAACTTGGACGTGGAAATGAACATGAACACGGAGACGTTGAGAAAAGAGTGTGACATAGAAGATCTACGTGATAACGTAACGCAGCTCAAGATGGAACTTGTGCGCGCATGCGCAGTGGTCGCCGAGTCGAGGACGCAGGCCGA agCGAAAGAACACCAAGAATGGTCTCAAATGGATCCACTGACGGCAAAACGAATAGCATCTGTAAAGAAACTCTCCTACTACGTCCAAAATCAGCTAGATCAAGCACTTAAAGCGCTTGATCACAAATGGAACGAAAATGATGCAAAAGATCAGTTTTGCAA ACCTGGAGAACGAATGATTCGTCCCATATTAGATGACGTATACCAGCCTCTAGTGAAACAGCAGGAAATACTGTGTCGTCAGCAAGCTGAACTGAAAGCTTTAAGAAAAACAATGAACGAATGTAATTTTACACCAATGTTCAATTCGACGTCACTCTTACGAAGCACGCCTTTTAAAAACAA AGACCCTCTATCGAAACTCaccaaaaatattctaaatatgaGTATTGTACCTCAAAACAAAGCAAAGGAACAATTACTTAATTCCCAGAAGTTAGACGCACTTCGTGACGTTTTATCAAACCATAAACCAATCAAAATTAAACCGGTCAACCTGGAAATAACACAACACCTGGAAACCCTGAAACAGAGGTACGCAAAGAGTATTAAAgagaaagaagaaaataaactaCAACAGGTACCAGTAAAAATTGAACCCGTAGAAGAATTCGTAGCCCAAAAAG ATATCAAAAAAGGAGAATCGTTGGAAATAAATCCTAAACCACTATTTCCGTCGTTCCCTCAAATGCCGATGAAAACAGAGCAGGAGCAAAAACCTTTTGCTCCTGCTCTTAATACACAAAACTTCACTCAGAAGTTAACAAACGTGCAGCCAATGAAAAGCGAAAGTAATATATTCATGTCTCAAAAGATCGGAGCTCCTACTGCTTTCGCTT atGCACAATCAACGACATTGGAGACCAAACCTGATATAGTAAAAGAATCGCCCATTATTACACCATCGTACACGCCATCGACTAATTTGAAACCCGTTAAAGCTGCTAGTGTTGCCAGGACATTGTTTACTGATACtg ATTCAAAAGAAAAACCATCCGAATCACCTTTTTCGAAGCCTCCTAGTCAAGTAATTGAACAAGCACCAGTTTCACAACCAAAAGTGACGCCTGTGACTCCAGATACAAAAAGTTTACTAAGAAAAATGATACTCAAAAATGGCGCAGGCTCTGCAGAAAGTACGCTGCAACCCGCTGAACCAAAGAACGATGCTAATACCTTTATGGGCCAAAATATTTGTTCGCCTACTACGTTCAGCT TTTCAAAACCACCGACTGCCGCTGCGCCAGCAACTGTATTCGCTTCAAAGCCCACTAACATATTCACCAAGATTCAAAGTCCAACATCCGAAGCCACTGTTTCTTCACCCGTTAATCCAAAATCTGATGAAACAGGTGAACCAGAAGCTAACACAGCTTCATCAAAAGTTGATAAAACGAAAGAAGAGAAACCAATAACCAATATGTTCAGTTTGAAATCACCGTTGGTCAGTAAAAATCAAAACGTGCCCGATGTTTTGAAGAGCAGCAGCCAAGGATTTGCATTTGGTAAAACTGAAACGAAAGGTGTCGCTAAGTTAGCCGAAGACAAGTCTAAGGAAAATGTTCCAGAAAAACCTAAAGAAAACATTCAGCAAAAACCGGtacctgaaaataaaaacaacaatgaaCTGACACCCAATCTAGCCGCAATGACTAGCAAAACTCCAGCACAGTCTGTTATAATAG TTGACCTCAAGAAGCCTGCTGCTGAAGCTAAAGTGGAAAAAGTTTCACTATCAATTTTTGCCGGGACCACAGTCTCACCTCCTCCTACAg tttctAAACCGTCAATTGAACCTGTTTCACCTGTGACTGAACAGGCCTCTGTATTTAGTACATCAGTATCATCTTCATCCGCAGAAAACTTATCAAAACAAGTTACAATAACTACCACAGCGTCTAAGCCGTCTGTGTTCGGACAAGCTGTCGAccaatcatcaaatattataccTTCAAGTACACCGCCACCTAAGGCattagaaataaaagaaattaaagatGACTCCCAAATAGAAACAAACGCAAGTCTATCAGATAATGCTGTGAAGAATGTGACAGATGATGTTTTCAGTGCAGCGTCTCCAGAAACTGCATTTAGTTCTACATCCACAACATTAACTACAATTACAACAACAAGTGAATCCAAACCAATAGTGTTTAGTACGCCCGTGACAACTACGTCTGCGTCTATGTTTTCAAGCACGCCACAGTCCTTTACGTCGCAGCCACCAGCGTTTGCGTCTAACGCGTCTTCAGTTTTCGCATCAGCTTCCGCCGCTGCATTCGGTCCTCAAACCACTCAAGCCTCTATATTTGGTACAGCAACATCACCATCGAATATATTCGGTTCTACGACGTCTTCGTCTATATTCGGTGGTTCTTCTTCCGCGCAAAGCTTATTTAGTGCTGCAGCTTCGAAATCTGTATTCGGTGCCACTCCAGCGGCGACTACACAAAGCATATTTGGTACATCACCGACCATTACTCAAGCATCTGTGTTTGGAACAAACCAATCTGTATTTGGAACGTCACCTACGGCGAGTCCAGGTTTTGGGACCCCGTCGACTCAGGCTTCTATATTCGGAACTCCTCCACCAGCGACACAGACTTCTGTGTTCGGAACTCCGACGCAAACAACACAAGCGTCGGTATTTGGAACACCGACGGCGGTCACTCAAGCGTCCATATTCGGAACACCTACTACTACAGCTCAAAGCGGATCCCTGTTTGGCAACGCTGAGTCTAATTTGTTTGCAAGTGCAAGTATATCGACTACTAGTGCTCCTTCTCAGACGAGTGGAGGAAATATATTTGGATC CTCATCGAATTCAGTATTTGGAAGCAGTACTGCCAACGTTTTTGGTAGTAAACAAGGTTTCACTGGCTCGAATCCTACCGCGGCCAGCATTTTTAGCGGAGGTGGAGCAGCCTTCGGTCAAAAGCCGGCCACTGACTTTTGGAGCGGCGGCAATACGAGCGCATTCGGATCTCCCGGTTTTG GTCAACAACAACCAACGACCCAAGCTTCTTCAATATTTGGAACTTCAGGCGGTAGCTTTAGTGCTACCTCCGCTCAGCCATTTGGTAGTCCGGGACCGTTTAGCGGTGGTGAAGCTAAATCAGTGTTCGGATCTCCTCCCCAACAACAAAcgg CGCCGGGAGCGTTTGGAGGATCACCTGTATTTGGAACAAAACCAATGTTTGGGGGACAACCCAG TTTTGGTTCTCCGGCGTTTGGTGGTTTCAACAAGAGTCCAAGTAGTGGATTTGGCGCACCAGCCTCATTCGGCGGCACCGGCTTCGGCGGATCTCCCTTCGGAAATACATCACCGAGTAAAGGCTTCGGGAATTCTTCACCTA ACTTCGGGTCACCTACACAATCGAACGCCACCTTCGAGAGTCTAGCGACCCAGAACACGCTGACGTTCGGCAACCTGGCGCAGCAGTCGGGGCAGCCGCCGCAACCCGCACCCACCTTCAACCC
- the LOC113394968 gene encoding nuclear pore complex protein Nup214 isoform X3, translating to MEIQFGPNAIDEPSLLYKLQRKIKVFNTNNPLPNRGYNLVACTSRYGIVFVASPNAILSVYYLRELIDKECEPQHLSVNLQIEPSHIAVNCNQEWLAVIGGQSLHVYKCMDFHNADIRPSVSIKCEVHPSTFVSALQWNPCIPDTLGIIYFDGTLLISQVSTMQVKKIQSNARCLCWSPKGKQLVTGNNDGTLTQYKPDLSPMKMVPTPKLFEGSPVEALAIYWISTYQFAVAYRNSSDSSRPAVTIVNTPKGGLPSCYNYDDVCYSMGSNRPWYYYLQGLAQWNIIISSSSNSMEIATLSTTDGSNWIQWCQTDEARPELPLTDKRQENYPVGICIDTAAVHQLPWGENETLPPMPLLHVVSQTGLLSIFNIVNLNKSAPQICTPTQPIALPAAALTRNIPDDVPSQPEPPPVVAQPKQQIIQQQPLMQSQPVIQQQPVVQSQPIIQPQPIIPEPQKQQTVIAPVKAIPQQQSSPSFVPAASIQMTKEPTPPAVAEPPISVPQPKPNVQVPKPQAVPSPEVSAALKSEQERINKAKANQELKNMLIKEVNDFQLELYNFMKVTQENREKFTRDIQSINLDVEMNMNTETLRKECDIEDLRDNVTQLKMELVRACAVVAESRTQAEAKEHQEWSQMDPLTAKRIASVKKLSYYVQNQLDQALKALDHKWNENDAKDQFCKPGERMIRPILDDVYQPLVKQQEILCRQQAELKALRKTMNECNFTPMFNSTSLLRSTPFKNKDPLSKLTKNILNMSIVPQNKAKEQLLNSQKLDALRDVLSNHKPIKIKPVNLEITQHLETLKQRYAKSIKEKEENKLQQVPVKIEPVEEFVAQKDIKKGESLEINPKPLFPSFPQMPMKTEQEQKPFAPALNTQNFTQKLTNVQPMKSESNIFMSQKIGAPTAFAYAQSTTLETKPDIVKESPIITPSYTPSTNLKPVKAASVARTLFTDTDSKEKPSESPFSKPPSQVIEQAPVSQPKVTPVTPDTKSLLRKMILKNGAGSAESTLQPAEPKNDANTFMGQNICSPTTFSCEPEANTASSKVDKTKEEKPITNMFSLKSPLVSKNQNVPDVLKSSSQGFAFGKTETKGVAKLAEDKSKENVPEKPKENIQQKPVPENKNNNELTPNLAAMTSKTPAQSVIIVDLKKPAAEAKVEKVSLSIFAGTTVSPPPTVSKPSIEPVSPVTEQASVFSTSVSSSSAENLSKQVTITTTASKPSVFGQAVDQSSNIIPSSTPPPKALEIKEIKDDSQIETNASLSDNAVKNVTDDVFSAASPETAFSSTSTTLTTITTTSESKPIVFSTPVTTTSASMFSSTPQSFTSQPPAFASNASSVFASASAAAFGPQTTQASIFGTATSPSNIFGSTTSSSIFGGSSSAQSLFSAAASKSVFGATPAATTQSIFGTSPTITQASVFGTNQSVFGTSPTASPGFGTPSTQASIFGTPPPATQTSVFGTPTQTTQASVFGTPTAVTQASIFGTPTTTAQSGSLFGNAESNLFASASISTTSAPSQTSGGNIFGSSSNSVFGSSTANVFGSKQGFTGSNPTAASIFSGGGAAFGQKPATDFWSGGNTSAFGSPGFGQQQPTTQASSIFGTSGGSFSATSAQPFGSPGPFSGGEAKSVFGSPPQQQTAPGAFGGSPVFGTKPMFGGQPSFGSPAFGGFNKSPSSGFGAPASFGGTGFGGSPFGNTSPSKGFGNSSPNFGSPTQSNATFESLATQNTLTFGNLAQQSGQPPQPAPTFNPSPSFTGWRG from the exons ATGGAAATACAATTTGGTCCAAATGCTATCGATGAGCCG AGTTTGCTCTACAAGCTGCAGCGCAAAATCAAAGTGTTTAATACCAATAATCCTTTGCCAAATCGTGGATATAACTTAGTAGCTTGCACTAGTAGATATGGCATAGTATTTGTAGCTTCACCCAATGCCATATTATCGG tatATTATCTACGAGAATTGATTGACAAGGAATGTGAGCCTCAGCATTTATCCGTTAATCTTCAAATAGAGCCTAGCCATATTGCTGTAAACTGTAATCAAGAATGGTTAGCTGTTATCGGTGGGCAATCTCTACATGTTTATAAATGCATGGACTTCCATAATGCA GATATACGGCCATCTGTGTCAATTAAATGTGAGGTACATCCATCAACATTTGTGTCAGCATTACAATGGAATCCATGCATCCCAGATACTTTAGGGATTATATACTTTGATGGCACCTTGCTCATAAGTCAAGTCAGCACTATGCAAGTGaagaaaatacaatcaaatgcaag aTGTTTATGTTGGAGTCCTAAAGGCAAACAGCTTGTAACTGGCAACAATGATGGCACACTCACTCAATATAAACCAGACTTGTCTCCTATGAAAATGGTTCCAACTCCGAAATTGTTTGAAGGAAGTCCCGTTGAAGCTTTAGCTATTTACTGGATCTCTACTTACCAGTTTGCTGTAGCGTATCGAAATTCATCTGATAGTAGTCGTCCAg ctgtGACAATAGTAAACACTCCAAAAGGTGGTTTGCCCTCCTGTTATAACTATGATGATGTTTGCTACAGCATGGGCTCCAATAGACCGTGGTATTATTATCTACAAGGACTCGCCCaatg gaatataattatttcatcatcGTCAAATAGCATGGAGATAGCGACACTATCAACGACAGATGGGTCGAATTGGATTCAATGGTGTCAG ACTGATGAAGCAAGACCTGAATTACCGTTGACCGATAAAAGACAAGAAAACTACCCCGTCGGTATTTGTATTGATACAGCTGCTGTTCATCAGTTACCTTGGG gagAAAACGAAACTCTTCCACCGATGCCTCTACTCCACGTGGTATCTCAAACTGGACTATTGTCTATTTTCAATATTGTGAATCTAAACAAATCGGCACCTCAAATATGTACGCCGACTCAACCTATTGCCTTACCAGCGGCTGCTTTAAcaag aaaCATTCCTGATGACGTGCCGTCGCAGCCTGAACCGCCACCAGTCGTCGCTCAACCAAAG CAACAGATTATACAACAGCAACCATTGATGCAATCACAGCCAGTTATACAACAGCAGCCCGTTGTACAATCGCAACCAATTATACAACCGCAACCGATAATACCGGAACCTCAAAAACAACAGACTGTTATTGCACCCGTGAAGGCTATACCACAGCAACAAAGTAGCCCATCGTTCGTACCAG cAGCCAGCATACAAATGACTAAAGAACCAACACCGCCTGCTGTTGCTGAACCCCCCATCTCTGTG CCTCAACCAAAGCCAAACGTTCAAGTGCCGAAACCTCAAGCCGTTCCATCGCCTGAAGTAAGTGCCGCTCTGAAATCAGAACAGGAAAGAATAAACAAAGCGAAAGCGAACCAGGAACTGAAGAATATGCTCATCAAAGAAGTGAACGACTTTCAATTGGAGTTGTACAATTTTATGAAAGTCACACAAGAGAACCGAGAAAAG tttacacGAGACATTCAGTCAATAAACTTGGACGTGGAAATGAACATGAACACGGAGACGTTGAGAAAAGAGTGTGACATAGAAGATCTACGTGATAACGTAACGCAGCTCAAGATGGAACTTGTGCGCGCATGCGCAGTGGTCGCCGAGTCGAGGACGCAGGCCGA agCGAAAGAACACCAAGAATGGTCTCAAATGGATCCACTGACGGCAAAACGAATAGCATCTGTAAAGAAACTCTCCTACTACGTCCAAAATCAGCTAGATCAAGCACTTAAAGCGCTTGATCACAAATGGAACGAAAATGATGCAAAAGATCAGTTTTGCAA ACCTGGAGAACGAATGATTCGTCCCATATTAGATGACGTATACCAGCCTCTAGTGAAACAGCAGGAAATACTGTGTCGTCAGCAAGCTGAACTGAAAGCTTTAAGAAAAACAATGAACGAATGTAATTTTACACCAATGTTCAATTCGACGTCACTCTTACGAAGCACGCCTTTTAAAAACAA AGACCCTCTATCGAAACTCaccaaaaatattctaaatatgaGTATTGTACCTCAAAACAAAGCAAAGGAACAATTACTTAATTCCCAGAAGTTAGACGCACTTCGTGACGTTTTATCAAACCATAAACCAATCAAAATTAAACCGGTCAACCTGGAAATAACACAACACCTGGAAACCCTGAAACAGAGGTACGCAAAGAGTATTAAAgagaaagaagaaaataaactaCAACAGGTACCAGTAAAAATTGAACCCGTAGAAGAATTCGTAGCCCAAAAAG ATATCAAAAAAGGAGAATCGTTGGAAATAAATCCTAAACCACTATTTCCGTCGTTCCCTCAAATGCCGATGAAAACAGAGCAGGAGCAAAAACCTTTTGCTCCTGCTCTTAATACACAAAACTTCACTCAGAAGTTAACAAACGTGCAGCCAATGAAAAGCGAAAGTAATATATTCATGTCTCAAAAGATCGGAGCTCCTACTGCTTTCGCTT atGCACAATCAACGACATTGGAGACCAAACCTGATATAGTAAAAGAATCGCCCATTATTACACCATCGTACACGCCATCGACTAATTTGAAACCCGTTAAAGCTGCTAGTGTTGCCAGGACATTGTTTACTGATACtg ATTCAAAAGAAAAACCATCCGAATCACCTTTTTCGAAGCCTCCTAGTCAAGTAATTGAACAAGCACCAGTTTCACAACCAAAAGTGACGCCTGTGACTCCAGATACAAAAAGTTTACTAAGAAAAATGATACTCAAAAATGGCGCAGGCTCTGCAGAAAGTACGCTGCAACCCGCTGAACCAAAGAACGATGCTAATACCTTTATGGGCCAAAATATTTGTTCGCCTACTACGTTCAGCT GTGAACCAGAAGCTAACACAGCTTCATCAAAAGTTGATAAAACGAAAGAAGAGAAACCAATAACCAATATGTTCAGTTTGAAATCACCGTTGGTCAGTAAAAATCAAAACGTGCCCGATGTTTTGAAGAGCAGCAGCCAAGGATTTGCATTTGGTAAAACTGAAACGAAAGGTGTCGCTAAGTTAGCCGAAGACAAGTCTAAGGAAAATGTTCCAGAAAAACCTAAAGAAAACATTCAGCAAAAACCGGtacctgaaaataaaaacaacaatgaaCTGACACCCAATCTAGCCGCAATGACTAGCAAAACTCCAGCACAGTCTGTTATAATAG TTGACCTCAAGAAGCCTGCTGCTGAAGCTAAAGTGGAAAAAGTTTCACTATCAATTTTTGCCGGGACCACAGTCTCACCTCCTCCTACAg tttctAAACCGTCAATTGAACCTGTTTCACCTGTGACTGAACAGGCCTCTGTATTTAGTACATCAGTATCATCTTCATCCGCAGAAAACTTATCAAAACAAGTTACAATAACTACCACAGCGTCTAAGCCGTCTGTGTTCGGACAAGCTGTCGAccaatcatcaaatattataccTTCAAGTACACCGCCACCTAAGGCattagaaataaaagaaattaaagatGACTCCCAAATAGAAACAAACGCAAGTCTATCAGATAATGCTGTGAAGAATGTGACAGATGATGTTTTCAGTGCAGCGTCTCCAGAAACTGCATTTAGTTCTACATCCACAACATTAACTACAATTACAACAACAAGTGAATCCAAACCAATAGTGTTTAGTACGCCCGTGACAACTACGTCTGCGTCTATGTTTTCAAGCACGCCACAGTCCTTTACGTCGCAGCCACCAGCGTTTGCGTCTAACGCGTCTTCAGTTTTCGCATCAGCTTCCGCCGCTGCATTCGGTCCTCAAACCACTCAAGCCTCTATATTTGGTACAGCAACATCACCATCGAATATATTCGGTTCTACGACGTCTTCGTCTATATTCGGTGGTTCTTCTTCCGCGCAAAGCTTATTTAGTGCTGCAGCTTCGAAATCTGTATTCGGTGCCACTCCAGCGGCGACTACACAAAGCATATTTGGTACATCACCGACCATTACTCAAGCATCTGTGTTTGGAACAAACCAATCTGTATTTGGAACGTCACCTACGGCGAGTCCAGGTTTTGGGACCCCGTCGACTCAGGCTTCTATATTCGGAACTCCTCCACCAGCGACACAGACTTCTGTGTTCGGAACTCCGACGCAAACAACACAAGCGTCGGTATTTGGAACACCGACGGCGGTCACTCAAGCGTCCATATTCGGAACACCTACTACTACAGCTCAAAGCGGATCCCTGTTTGGCAACGCTGAGTCTAATTTGTTTGCAAGTGCAAGTATATCGACTACTAGTGCTCCTTCTCAGACGAGTGGAGGAAATATATTTGGATC CTCATCGAATTCAGTATTTGGAAGCAGTACTGCCAACGTTTTTGGTAGTAAACAAGGTTTCACTGGCTCGAATCCTACCGCGGCCAGCATTTTTAGCGGAGGTGGAGCAGCCTTCGGTCAAAAGCCGGCCACTGACTTTTGGAGCGGCGGCAATACGAGCGCATTCGGATCTCCCGGTTTTG GTCAACAACAACCAACGACCCAAGCTTCTTCAATATTTGGAACTTCAGGCGGTAGCTTTAGTGCTACCTCCGCTCAGCCATTTGGTAGTCCGGGACCGTTTAGCGGTGGTGAAGCTAAATCAGTGTTCGGATCTCCTCCCCAACAACAAAcgg CGCCGGGAGCGTTTGGAGGATCACCTGTATTTGGAACAAAACCAATGTTTGGGGGACAACCCAG TTTTGGTTCTCCGGCGTTTGGTGGTTTCAACAAGAGTCCAAGTAGTGGATTTGGCGCACCAGCCTCATTCGGCGGCACCGGCTTCGGCGGATCTCCCTTCGGAAATACATCACCGAGTAAAGGCTTCGGGAATTCTTCACCTA ACTTCGGGTCACCTACACAATCGAACGCCACCTTCGAGAGTCTAGCGACCCAGAACACGCTGACGTTCGGCAACCTGGCGCAGCAGTCGGGGCAGCCGCCGCAACCCGCACCCACCTTCAACCC